Proteins encoded together in one Thermoplasma sp. Kam2015 window:
- a CDS encoding helix-turn-helix domain-containing protein: MTKSDEENKEVHVKQYNFQKRGFNCLWEYLYIVIYCYAIYMGKIYTVREACDILQMDATTLRRWDREGKIHCIRLSNNFRRVPKKEIDRILGIKNNRVDAVYAR, from the coding sequence ATGACTAAGTCAGACGAGGAGAATAAAGAGGTTCATGTAAAACAATACAATTTCCAGAAAAGGGGTTTTAACTGTTTATGGGAATATTTATATATAGTTATATATTGTTATGCAATATATATGGGTAAAATATACACAGTAAGGGAAGCATGCGATATACTGCAAATGGATGCAACCACATTGAGGAGATGGGATCGTGAAGGAAAAATACACTGCATAAGATTATCAAATAATTTCAGGAGAGTACCAAAGAAGGAAATAGACAGAATATTGGGAATAAAAAACAATAGAGTAGATGCAGTATATGCAAGG